The Psychroflexus sp. ALD_RP9 region GAGTTTGTTCCAAATAAATCAACACGGTTTAATTGTAAACCAAAATTCAATATATGTGCATGTGCATCAATTAAACCTGGTAAAACGGTATTTCCTTTTAGATTGATGGTTTCTTTAGCATTAAACTTATTGATTAGTTCGTCGTTACCAACGGCAACAATTGTATCTGCATTAGTAACAATAGTAGTAGCTTTAGAAAAGTTTGGATCTACCGTATAAATATTAGCATTTGTATAAATGCGATCAGCTTCAATTTTAGGTGAATCGCATGACAGCGTTATAAAACATAAACTTAATAAACAATAAAATAATCTCATTTAAAATAAACTTGTAACCGAATTAATAATTTCTGTTCTAATAGCTTTATTTCCACTCGCAGCTAGGGCTATTGATATGAAAAGGCCAATCATAGCAGAGCCAAAATCACGGGCAATCATATAAGCTGCCTTTTTCTTGTGCTTGTTTCCTTTTTTCTTTCTTGAAAGATTTATTGCTATTTCTCGACCACCTATAATTCCTAAAAACACCCAAGTTGTACTCATAGGAACAGTTGATATAAATAACTTGTAAATTAATAAAATTACATAAGATAAATCAATTAAAGTTGCAGCACGAATATCTGAAATACGTGTTTTTTCACTAACAACGCCTTGAATTTTATCACCTCGTAAATAAAATAATAAGCCTAAACCAAAAAATATAGTTAAAGCAAATACTAAAAATTGTGATAGGCTTTGCTCTCTAGGTAAGAATACAGCAATATTCGCGCCATCTTGCATAACCCAAGTTGCCCAAAGAGAACCACTAACCAACCATTGAACGATTACCCAATATTGGCTATGTTTTCTACTTTTAAAGTATTTTCTGATCGCTTTGTAAGATAAATACCATATTAAAAATGACAACACAAAAGCCATAATGTAACCTGACCAACTTTTTAAAACAACAGATGTAATACCTGATGTATCTGCGCTGAAAACACTAAGCAGTAAAAAAGTTGTAGATACAGGCATTCTTAAGCGCGTTAAAATTAATAGTACCAATGGTGCTATAACTTGAAAAAAAGTAAATTTATCGGGATGCGGATAATCGGTTGTACCATCTGGGTTAGTCAGGCGCTGATAAGTTACATCGCCATCAAAATAAACCCAGCTAAAAGTTACTGTAGCCAAGAAAATTCCTCCAATAAATAGCCAGAGAATCCACCATTTTTTAGCTTTATTACTTTCTATAAAAGTCCCTAATGATTGAATACTATCATTTGCAACCGCTGCATAGGCTGCAAAAAAGAAACCTATCCACATGGCTAGGTTTGCGCTTGAAGTTGATGTTGCCGCAAGGATTATTCCGACAAGAACTATTATTAAGAAATTTTTTTCTTCGGTTAAAAAATCGAGAATGTTAAGATATGGCTTATCCCTATCGTAACGTTTAAACTTTTTGGCCATTTGTTAAGTTTGCTTCATTTTGGTTGCACAAATCTATTGTAACTTAAATTTTCTAATGTTTCTTTTATGTTAAGAAACATGACTAATATTACCAATCAAATTTATAAGTTAGACCACCTAAAACTTGTATCCCTTGAACTTGATAAGCCTTCCATCGCGGCTGATCAGCGCTTAATAAATTATTTCCATTTACAAAAACAGAAAAACGTTTAGTTATTGCATAATCTAAGGCAAAATTTAAATCTACAAAAGATTCTAAACTCTGTGTACTTGTTTGTTGATTACCTGAAACAATACTTGTATTAGTTCCATTAAAAGCTTGACGCTCGCCAACAAAAAAGGCAGTCATGCCAAATCGCCACCGATCAGTAAAGTTGTAGTGACCGTAAATTTTAGCTTCAAGCTCTGGGAGATTCCAAGCTTCAACTTCGTATTCTGTATTGTAAACAAAATAGTTAACATCTAATCCTAAATCTAAATCTTCATCTGGTGTATAATTAAAAGATAAGCCAGCATTAAATTGGGTCATATCATCATAAACGACTTTAAAACTATTATTTTGTGAATAGGCATTATTTGGTTCAAGACTTACAGTAGCAATGCTTGGTGCTTCGTAATTATGTTTAAAAAAATAAGTGTTATCAAAGTCAGCATAACCAATTTTTGCAACTGCTGTTAACTTACCGAATTTAGATTGTAAACCTAAACTAGCATCGTACATTTTATTAGTTGGTGAAATCTTTAAATCAGGTGAAACAAAAGGGTTTTCGCTTGTAAAATCACGATAGGTATTCTGTGTTAAATCGCCATCAATGGCAGTAAAAACGTTTAAAGTCTCTGTAATGTTATAATTTGCACTGATTTTTGGATAGATAAAAAAATTAGTTTCACTTTGTTCAACGTTAGCGTTTAAAACTACTTTCGCACCAGCATCAATTTCAATACCTGCAACTTTAAACTGTGTTCGTGGTAAAATACTTACATTATAAAAACTATAATCCGAAACATTAATCGACTCATCGTAAGTTGTTGTTAAATAATTTAAATTTAACGAAACATCTAAAGCTTGCTCATATCCAAGTAAAAGCTCTGAATTGAAATTTAAATCGATAAAATTTTCAGCAGAATTAAAATCATCTGAAAAGTTATAATAATTGATTTTAGCAGATTTAATCCATTTATTGTAAAAATCAATACCACCATTTAAACCCAGTCCTAGATAAGTTTGTGTGACATCGTCAACAATACTATAATTAGTGGGCAATTGAATTCCGTACCAATTGTAAATATCATGATTGAGGTTAATACCTACATTCCATTTTAAATTTCGCTCAGTCGAATGCAAACCTACATCAAAGTTGGTATTAAAATAGTGGTCATCTACTAAAACATCTTCAATACCACCTTGTGATGACAAATGACTAAAATCTAAACTAATAGATTTTTGACGATCAATTAAAAAATTTGAATATAATTCTCCTAAACCAGTGGTGAAATTTCCGAAACCAAGACGCGCATAACTATTGAAAAATCTTGGTTTTGGTGGCAAAATAACTCCAGAAGCACGACCTTTAGCTGGAGTAAATGTTGAAGCTACCGGAATTGAAATAAACTTGTAATCAACTGATTTTGATTGAATTTCTAATTTATTACTTTCGTCGGGTTTTTGTTTCACCTTAAAAGCATCGTTAACTGTAGGAGAATATTGCTTAACAATAATTAATTTTTCGGTCTTGATGGTATCTTGTGCATTAGACAAATAGAAAGCAAAAAATACTGCTAATATTAATTTAAACCTTAACGCCATGAGATGTTTTATCTTTAGATTCACAAATTAACTAAACTTTACTGTAATAGTTAACTCAACTTTAGAGTATTTTATTTTACAACTCAATTAAAAATGAGAGAAGCAGAACTAATTAATTTATACCAGAGTCAAAAGAGTTATTTCAAAACAAATCAAAACCCTGATTCTAAATCAATTATTTCCCAATTAAAGTATCTAAAAGCTGAAATTAAAGCCAACGAGCAACAAATTATTGAAGCTATTCATGCTGATTTTAAGAAGCCAGAATTTGAAGTTTTAACTACTGAATTGTTCGTGGTTTATAAAGAGCTTAATTTATTTATTAGAAACATCAATTCGTGGCGAAAACCAAAACGAATCAGCTCTGATTGGCTTAACTTTCCTTCAACCGATAAAATTTATCATGTACCTTGGGGCAACTGTTTAATTATCGCTCCATGGAATTATCCATTTCAGCTTGCCATTACACCGCTAATCGGTGCGATTGCTTGTGGCAATACCGTTATTTTAAAACCTTCAGAATATGCACCAAACACAGCTAAAATTTTAAAAAACATTATCGGTAAAGTCTTCGACACTAAACAAGCTGCAGTTGTTGAAGGCGCCGTTGAGACTGCTCAACATTTATTAGATTTAAAATGGGATTATGTGTTTTTTACAGGCAGTGTGCCAGTGGGTAAAATCGTAAGTCAAGCTATCGCAAAATACATGACACCTCATACTTTAGAATTAGGTGGAAAAAACCCATGTATCATCACTAAACATGCTAACTTAAGCATAGCTACAAAACGTATTATTTGGGGTAAATTTATCAATGCTGGGCAAACTTGCATTGCTCCAGATTACATCTTGATCGATCAAACTCTAAAAGCTAAATTTATTGAAGAATTTAAGATGCAAATTGAGAAGTTTTATGGCAAAAATATTCAAAAGTCGACTGATTATTGCCGAATTATTAGCGATAAACATTTTGAACGTTTGAAAAATTTTATTGAAACCGAACAGGTAATTTATGGTGGAGAAACCAATAAAAATAATCGGTTTGTAGCACCAAGCTTGATCGATGCACCTGAATTCGATAGCGATATTATGCAAGAAGAAATTTTCGGGCCACTTTTACCAATATTTACGTTTGAAGATTTAAGCGATATCGAAACTACAATTCATAAAATTGACAAACCGTTAGCACTTTATGCTTTCACAATCAATAAAACCGAACAAAATTATTTAATTAAAAACTTCGATTTTGGTGGTGGTGCCATTAACGATTGTATTGTGCATTTCGTAAATGACAAACTGCCTTTTGGTGGTGTGGGCGCAAGTGGTTTAGGCAATTATCATGGCAAGCACTCATTTAAAACATTTACGAGACAAAAATCTATTGTACATCGTAAAAACTACATCGATATACCAATTAAATATCCGCCATATAACAAAACCAAGTTATTTAAAAAATTTCTAAGTTGGTTCCGCTAAACTAAACTTTAGCTTTTGCCGAGGTCTAGCTTGCGCTAATTGGCAAATTGAATTTTCAGTAAGTTGAAAAATACGTGGGTATCCGCCTGTTGCCTGAGCGTCTCGCATTAAAATAATTAGTTTTCCACCTGAAGTAAACTGAACAGTACCTGGTAAAACAGGAGATGTTAAAATCTCTTCTAATTGGTTATCTAAACGCTCACTTATTTGATATGCCATACGGTTAATTTGGTTAGAAATACTAAATTCAGCATTTAAAAGTTGGTATTGAACAGATTTAGATAATAACTTAAATTCAGGCAACTTAAAACATTTAATATCAACAACTTCTGTTGTCTTAAAATCTAAACGTTGAGCTAAGTTTTCCTTGATTACTTCAGCTGAAGTATTAAAATTAACAACAGAGTTATTATTCAATTTAGCTTGATCAAAAACTTGAGCATAATAACTCGAGCTACCCATTTTTTGTTCAATTTGAAATCCATTTTTTACGGCCAAGTAAGTCCACATCCCTAAATTAATTCGTTTAAGTTGCAACACATCTCCATTAGCAACTTTGTAAATTTCGAAAGTTCGAATCGGTTTACCATTTAAAAGAATATCTGCATCTAAAGCAGCAAAAACGATATAAGTTGACTTAAAAAATTGAAATTTTGCACCTTGACCCATAATTTCAATAACAGGTACTTGCTCAGGATTTCCTAAAATTCGGTTAGCATAAGTACTTAAGCGTGAATCCATTACTCCCGAAATAGGAATACCCATTGTTAATCCCGAATAACGACCTTTGTCTTGTATACTCGCTAATGGGCCAGATTTAATTACCTTAAGACTCATCTACAAATCGATTTTGAAAATTAATATCTTGTTGTAATTCGCTTTTAATTTTATAATACTCTTTTTTATTTATAGGTTTAAAACGAATCGTATCTCCAGCTTTTAAGAAAGTCTTTAGCTGTTTTGCATCAAACAGACACAAAGGCGTTTGACCGATGATTTGCCAGCCTCCAGGCGAATTTACAGGATAAATACCAGTTTGACGACCTGCAATACCAACTGAACCAGCTGATATTTTTGGTCGAGGTTGAGACTTTCGAGGGAAATACAGATCCTTATTTACTTGTGATAAATACGGAAAACCAGGCAGAAATCCTATAAAATGAACACGATAAGTTTGTCCAGAATGCAAGCTTATTAAATCTTGCTTAGATAGCTCTTTTTTTTGTTCGAATTCTTTGGCATCGATTGAAAATTCATCGTCATAACAAGTTGGAATGATAACCGATCTAAAGTTAAAATCAAAAGGCTCATCATTAGTTAAAAGAAGCTGTTTAAGAGCCATTTTTGTACTATAGAAATCATTTATAGTTGAATTATAAATAACTAATAATGAATTATATGTAGAATTTACTTGAAGTATATTATCACTATAAAAATCTAATAATAAAGATCTTTTTTGAAGTAACCAATCTAACGAAAAAAGTTGATGATTTGTATTAAAAATAATTAAAATTGAACATTCATTATACTTAAAAATATCAGAGATTAAAGCCGGTTTATCTTTCAATTTCATAGTCAAATTTTGGTAGCTGTTCATGTAAATACTCAAGGTGATTTAATGTCAATTTTGAATCGCTATGTAAACAAATTGTATTTATAGTTTGCTGTTTAATTTTTCCAGAGGTTGATATTATTTTTGCTTCCGCTAAGCTTAAAGTTTGATGCAAAATTTCTTTTGACGTATGAAGCATTGCATTCGAAAATTTTCTTGGCGTTAGACTAAAGTCATCTGTATAAGTACGATCTGCAAAACCTTCTATCCAATACTTAACCTTATCTGACTTAAAGTTTAGCAGCTCAGATTCTGGTAAAGTAAAAACTACTACTTCCCTATTTAAATCTTCAATAACCTCAAAACATAATTCTGCTAAGTGTTTGTCTTTAGCCAATTGGTTATATAATGCACCGTGAAATTTAATATGATGCCAATCTGCATTTTCATTTTGACATATTCTTTTAAAATTCTTAAGTTGTAAATTAAGCGAATGTGTTAATTCTTTTGGTTTAAGATTCATGAATTTACGACCAAAATTTTCTTTATCTGGAAATGATGGATGTGCTCCTATTTTAACCTGATGTTGTTGCGCTTGTTGAATTGCGTTTTGTATACTGATATCATTACCATAATGACCACCGCATGCTATATTACAACTTGAAATAAGTGGCATGATTTGTGAATCATACTTATAACCTTCAGCTAAATCACAATTAATATTAATGTGTTTCAAATTAGTTTTTGCTGAAATTTAATTATCATTTGTAACATCTTAAAATTATTAACTACATTTCCTAAAAATTTTGTCTATGCGAGTTTTATTTATGATTATCCTAAGTATTTTTAGTGTTTATACCTTTGCTCAACAAACATTAAAGCTTACACCTCAAGTTACTGAAGCAACTGTTTATAGAGCTGGTGCAAAAGTCACAGCCGAGAAAAAAGTTTATTTAAACCGAGGCGAAGCAGTTGTAGTTTTTGAAAATTTATCTCCTAATATAGATAAAAACAGCATACGCATTAAAGGCCTTAATGGTGTAAGCTTAAATTATTTCACTTATGAGACTGATTATTTAAAAAAACAGGATGTTTCTAAGCAATTAGAAAACTTAAAAGAACAACTATCTCAAATCAATCGAAAAATCGCTGTAAAAACAAATCAAATCAATGCATTAAACAAAACACAAGTCTTGTTAGAAAAAAATCAAGAATTAAATACTTCAAATAATGAATTAACAGTTGCTAAGATGAACGCTTATACTGAATATTATCGTAATAAATTAGAAGATATAAGTACAAAAATTTATGACTTACAAGTTAGTGTTAACAAACTTAATACCGAACAAAATTCTCTTCAAAGTGAAATAAAAAAATTAGAAGGTCAACAAACTAATCATCGTGGAAAAATAAGCTTTAACCTTAAAGTCACTAAAGCATCTCAAAAAAACTTCAGCATAGATTATTTTATTTATGATGCTGGATGGTTTCCTACATTCGACCTCACAACAAACTCTATCGAAAGCGATATGAATTTAGCTTACAAAGCGAAAGTTTACCAAGCATCAGGCCGTGATTGGAGTAATATTAAACTCAGCTTATCGACTGCAAATCCTGAGACTGATACACAGATGCCTGAGTTGAGTCCGCTATATGTTAACTATATATCTCGATACAACCAAAACACAACTCAGTCATACAATTTTAGCCACTTAAATTACAATAGAGGCGTTAAAAATGTTAGCGGTATTGTTTTGGATAATGATGGCTTACCATTACCTGGTGTTAATGTTTTAGCTGGTAATAATGGCACTCAAACTGATTTTGATGGCCGTTATAGCATAGATGTGAATGGAGCAAAATCTTTAACTTACAAATATTTAGGCTTCAAAACAGCACGAGTTCCAGTGTATAGCTCAACAATTACCCTAAATTTAATTAATGATTCGTCAGAATTAAGTGAAGTTGTTGTTACAGGATACTCTAAGTCTAATAAAAGAAGTAGCAGCACAGAAATAGTTGAAAATGAAGAAGCTGTTTACGATGAAGAAGTTTCTCAAACACCTATTACTACAAATGAAGGCAATAGTTTTAGCTTTACTTTTCCTAATGAAGTTTCTCTAAAGAGCAGTTTAAATAATTCTAATTTTGACATCAATAACTATCAACTAAACACTGAATACAATTATTACATCGCTTCAGAATATTCGAAAGCCGCTTATTTAATTGCAAAAATAAGCGATTGGCAAGATTTAGATTTAGTAAGCGGTGAGGCCAAAATTTATTTTAATAATTCTTATGTTGGTCAAACTTCAATTGATGTAAACACAACCGATAAAGATTTACTGATTTCTTTAGGCAAAGACGATCAAGTAATCATTAACCGCACTGATGTCAAGCAAGAAAACAAAACCTCTTTTTTTGGTTCGAATAAAATCATCACAAAAACATTTGAAGTTGATATAAAAAACAATAAATCTTCTGCAATTTCGATTTTAGTGGAAGAAAGAACACCGATTTCACGCCAAGAAAACATAAAAGTTGAAGAAGTATCACACAATGCGGATTTCCGTGAAGAAAAAACAGGTTATTTACAATGGAAATTTGAACTTCAACCTAAAGCTAATAAACAGTTGAAGTACTCCTACCAAGTTAAGTATCCGAAAGACAAAAATATTAATATTTCAGCGCAATAAAATTTGTCTTAAATCTAGTATAAAATTAAATCAAAAAGCGTTTTCAATAGCAAAACGCTTTTTATCCTAACCAACCATCACGATCTAGACTTCGGTATTGAATTGCTTCAGAAATATGCGTACCAGTTATTGAATCGCAACCTTCTAAATCAGCAATAGTTCGTGCAACTTTTAAGATGCGATCATAAGCTCGAGCCGATAAGTTTAATCGTTCCATTGCTGTTTTTAACAGCTCTTTTGAAGCTTCATCAAGCTTACAAAACATTTTTATCTGCTTAACACCCATTTGAGCATTATAATGAATATGATTAATTTCTGAGAAGCGTTTAGTTTGAATTTGACGCGCAGCAGTTACGCGTTTTCTAATCTCTACACTAGATTCAGCTTTAGATTGATCGCTTAATTTTTCAAATGGAACAGGAGTCACTTCAATATGAATATCGATGCGATCTAATAATGGTCCACTAATTTTGCTTAAATAGCGTTGCATTTCAGCAGGAGAAGACGTTACAGGCGCATCAGGATCATTAAAATAGCCGCCAGGACTTGGGTTCATACTTGCGACTAACATAAAACTAGACGGATAAGTAACTGTAAATTTTGCCCGAGAAATAGTAACCTCTCTATCTTCTAAAGGCTGTCTCATTACTTCTAGTACGGTTCTTTTAAATTCTGGCAATTCGTCTAAAAACAAAACGCCATTATGTGAAAGTGAAATTTCACCCGGTTGTGGATAAGCACCACCACCAACTAAAGCAACATCTGAAATTGTATGATGTGGACTTCTAAAAGGACGCTCTGCCATTAGGCCTATTTGACCATTTGTACGCCCAACTACAGAATGAATTTTGGTAGTTTCAAGTGCTTCTTGCAATGACATTGGCGGCAAAATACTCGGTAAGCGTTTGGCTAACATTGTTTTGCCTGAGCCAGGCGGACCAATCATGATAATATTATGGCCACCTGCTGCTGCAATTTCCATACAACGTTTAATAGATTCTTGACCTTTTACTTCAGAAAAATCGTATTCAGGTGATAATAAACTATCGTAGAAAACGGCGCGTGTGTCAATAACAGTTGGTTGAAGAGGTTCTTCTTTATCAAAAAAAGAAATAACTTCAGTTATGTTATCTACACCAAAGACCTCTAAACCATCAACAATAGCAGCTTCCTTTGCATTTTGAGCTGGTAATATAAAACCCTTATAGCCTTCTTCTTTAGCTTTTATAGCTATTGGCAAAGCGCCTTTAATTGGCTGCAAACTTCCATCAAGAGACAATTCTCCCATGATGATATAATCATCTATTTTCTCTGATTTAATTTGAGATGAGGCGGCTAATATTCCAAGTGCTAATGACAAATCGTAGGCAGAACCTTCTTTTCTAAGATCAGCCGGTGCCATATTAACAATGATTTTTTTTCCTGGAAATTTATAACCATTGTTTTTTAAAGCAGCCTGAATCCTAAAACTGCTCTCTCTAATAGCATTATCAGGTAAACCTACCAAATGGTAACCTATACCTTTTTCCATGTTAATTTCAATGGTAATTGTAGTCGCCTCAACGCCAAATACAGCGCTTCCAAAAACTTTTATAAGCATAAAATTATAGATTGGTTACGCTAAATATAGTAATAAAATTTAATTATTTACCCTATTGAGTTATACAAAAAGCCTATCAAAAACATTGATAGGCTTCAAGATGATATCTTATAAATAACTATTTATGACTTATATAAGTTTATTAAAGCTTCTGTAGATTGATCGTGTGTTAATGTTGAAGCTTTTGATTTAATTTCTTTTAATATTGAGTTTGCAAGCTGCTTGCCTAACTCAACACCCCATTGATCAAAACTAAAGATATTCCAGATAACACCTTGTACAAAAATTTTATGTTCATACATTGCAATTAAGCTTCCTAAATTGCGTGGTGTTAATTTATTGATTAAAATTGAAGTTGTTGGTCGGTTACCTTCAAATATTTTAAAAGGTAATAAGTGCTGAATTTCTTCTTCACTCATGTTTTTAGATTCTAACTCTTTTCTCACCTCTTCGGCAGATTTACCTTTTAATAAGGCTTCAGTTTGAGCTAAAAAGTTTGCCATTAAAATATCGTGATGCTTTTCGTCTCCAAATAATGAATTTTTGAATCCGATGAAATCAGCTGGTATTAATTTAGTTCCTTGATGCAATAGCTGAAAAAATGCATGTTGTGAATTCGTGCCAGGTTCACCCCAAACAATATTTCCTGTTTGGTAGTTTACTTTTTTGCCATCACGATCAACACCTTTACCATTACTTTCCATAGAAGCTTGTTGCAAATAAGGTGCTAACTTTTGCAAATATTGCGTGTAAGGAATAATCGCTTCACTTTCAGAACCTAAAAAATTATTATACCATATACTAATTAAGGCAGAAATCACGGGTATATTTTCTGAAAAATCAGCACTTCTAAAATGCTGATCCATTTCTTCTGCTCCTTTTAAAAGCGCTTTGAAATTGTTAAAACCTATTGACAATGCAATAGATAAGCCAACTGATGACCATAATGAATAACGACCGCCAACCCAATCATACATAGGGTAAATGTTAGCACTTGCAATTCCAAATTTTTTTACGGCATCTAGGTTTGTAGAAACCGCAACAAAATTATCTTTAATACTTTCTTTGTCAGTGTAGTTTAAAAACCATTTTCTAACCGTATTGGCATTAGTAAGGGTTTCTTGAGTAGTAAACGACTTAGAAACGATTAAAAATAAGGTGGTTTCTGGATTTATTTTTTTTAAGGTTTGATGTACATGATCACCTTCTACATTTGAGATAAAGTGGATTTTTAAACCCTTATTATAAAACTGTAAAGCTTCAGTAACCATATTTGGACCTAAATCTGAACCGCCTATGCCAATATTAACAACATCTGTAAAAGCCTTTCCAGCATAAGATTTTCTTTCACCAGAATGAATTTTATTCACAAAGCTTTCCATTTGCTGTAAAACAGCTTCAACCTTAGGAACTATATTTTCTCCATCAACTACAATCGAAGTCGTTTTTGATTGACGTAACGCTGTATGCAAAACAGCACGATTTTCAGTTCGATTAATTTTATCTCCTGTAAAATAAGCTTCAATAGCATCTTTAAGCTTTGCTTCTTCTGCAAGTTGAAGTAATTCAGATTTAATGTTTGGGGAAATTAAATGTTTAGAATAATCAAATACAAATTCATTGAATTTAATATGAAAATTTTCAAATCGATTGATATCTGATTTAAAATATTCTAAGATAGAATCATTTTCAGCTTTACTTGCCGACTCTTTTAAGGAATCCCAAGCTTTTAATTGATTTGGTGTTAAATTATGTAAGGGCATTTTACTCAGGTTTTATAACGTTATTTTTGTAATGAGCAATAAGTCCGTCTATTGGCCGTCTAATAATATTACCAATATTTAGATGATAACGTTTGGCAACATCGCGAATGATATCTTCAGAGAAAAATGCGATTGACCCGATAAAATGAATTGGAACATTTTGTGCTTGTTTGAAGCACATTACGCGCCGTTCTATAAACTTCTCCATACCTTCATAAATTAATTTATAAAAATAACCATTTCTCTCTTCAGCTGTAAAAATAAATTCAGCAAAAGAAGCTAAATAGGTATTTGGGTTCTCTTCTTTGTAAACATTATATTTAATTACATCAGCATTTAAATCATAACGTTTTTCAAATTCAACCGCTAATTCAATTGGCATGGTTTTGTAGTAGTAATTTCTGATGAGTCTTTTACCAAAATAGTTTCCGCTAGCTTCATCCATTAAAACGTAGCCAAGCGATTCTACTTCCATGTGTACGTGCTTACCATCAAAATAACATGAGTTTGAGCCAGTTCCTAAAATACATACAATTCCAGGTTCATTTGTAGCTGCTAGAGCAGCTGCAGCCATATCTTCATCTACATTTATTTCGTCTGAAGCTTTAAAAAAATCTTTTAGTATTTTGGTGAGATTTTGTTTTGGTGTATTTGTACCACAACCTGCACCAAAAAAATCAACTCGATCTACTTTATTAATGACAGATTTCAATTCGTCATTTTCGTGTAAACGTTCTTTAAGAATATGAGGTTTAAAAACGGCAGGATTTAAGCCTTTAGTTCTTGTGCGAAGAACAACTTCTGCATTTTGATTGAGTAATATCCAATCGCATTTTGTGGAACCTCCATCAGCAATTAAAATCATAATTTTAAGGTATTAAAAAAGCCTATTTGAAAATTCACAAATAGGCTTTAAAGGTAAGCGTTACTTATAATTTTGCAATATGCATTGCTAAATCTACTAATTTGCTTGAATATCCGTACTCATTGTCATACCAAGAAATTATTTTAAAGAAATTAT contains the following coding sequences:
- a CDS encoding TonB-dependent receptor, encoding MALRFKLILAVFFAFYLSNAQDTIKTEKLIIVKQYSPTVNDAFKVKQKPDESNKLEIQSKSVDYKFISIPVASTFTPAKGRASGVILPPKPRFFNSYARLGFGNFTTGLGELYSNFLIDRQKSISLDFSHLSSQGGIEDVLVDDHYFNTNFDVGLHSTERNLKWNVGINLNHDIYNWYGIQLPTNYSIVDDVTQTYLGLGLNGGIDFYNKWIKSAKINYYNFSDDFNSAENFIDLNFNSELLLGYEQALDVSLNLNYLTTTYDESINVSDYSFYNVSILPRTQFKVAGIEIDAGAKVVLNANVEQSETNFFIYPKISANYNITETLNVFTAIDGDLTQNTYRDFTSENPFVSPDLKISPTNKMYDASLGLQSKFGKLTAVAKIGYADFDNTYFFKHNYEAPSIATVSLEPNNAYSQNNSFKVVYDDMTQFNAGLSFNYTPDEDLDLGLDVNYFVYNTEYEVEAWNLPELEAKIYGHYNFTDRWRFGMTAFFVGERQAFNGTNTSIVSGNQQTSTQSLESFVDLNFALDYAITKRFSVFVNGNNLLSADQPRWKAYQVQGIQVLGGLTYKFDW
- a CDS encoding aldehyde dehydrogenase, encoding MREAELINLYQSQKSYFKTNQNPDSKSIISQLKYLKAEIKANEQQIIEAIHADFKKPEFEVLTTELFVVYKELNLFIRNINSWRKPKRISSDWLNFPSTDKIYHVPWGNCLIIAPWNYPFQLAITPLIGAIACGNTVILKPSEYAPNTAKILKNIIGKVFDTKQAAVVEGAVETAQHLLDLKWDYVFFTGSVPVGKIVSQAIAKYMTPHTLELGGKNPCIITKHANLSIATKRIIWGKFINAGQTCIAPDYILIDQTLKAKFIEEFKMQIEKFYGKNIQKSTDYCRIISDKHFERLKNFIETEQVIYGGETNKNNRFVAPSLIDAPEFDSDIMQEEIFGPLLPIFTFEDLSDIETTIHKIDKPLALYAFTINKTEQNYLIKNFDFGGGAINDCIVHFVNDKLPFGGVGASGLGNYHGKHSFKTFTRQKSIVHRKNYIDIPIKYPPYNKTKLFKKFLSWFR
- a CDS encoding biotin-dependent carboxyltransferase family protein gives rise to the protein MSLKVIKSGPLASIQDKGRYSGLTMGIPISGVMDSRLSTYANRILGNPEQVPVIEIMGQGAKFQFFKSTYIVFAALDADILLNGKPIRTFEIYKVANGDVLQLKRINLGMWTYLAVKNGFQIEQKMGSSSYYAQVFDQAKLNNNSVVNFNTSAEVIKENLAQRLDFKTTEVVDIKCFKLPEFKLLSKSVQYQLLNAEFSISNQINRMAYQISERLDNQLEEILTSPVLPGTVQFTSGGKLIILMRDAQATGGYPRIFQLTENSICQLAQARPRQKLKFSLAEPT
- the pxpB gene encoding 5-oxoprolinase subunit PxpB; its protein translation is MKLKDKPALISDIFKYNECSILIIFNTNHQLFSLDWLLQKRSLLLDFYSDNILQVNSTYNSLLVIYNSTINDFYSTKMALKQLLLTNDEPFDFNFRSVIIPTCYDDEFSIDAKEFEQKKELSKQDLISLHSGQTYRVHFIGFLPGFPYLSQVNKDLYFPRKSQPRPKISAGSVGIAGRQTGIYPVNSPGGWQIIGQTPLCLFDAKQLKTFLKAGDTIRFKPINKKEYYKIKSELQQDINFQNRFVDES
- a CDS encoding LamB/YcsF family protein, giving the protein MKHININCDLAEGYKYDSQIMPLISSCNIACGGHYGNDISIQNAIQQAQQHQVKIGAHPSFPDKENFGRKFMNLKPKELTHSLNLQLKNFKRICQNENADWHHIKFHGALYNQLAKDKHLAELCFEVIEDLNREVVVFTLPESELLNFKSDKVKYWIEGFADRTYTDDFSLTPRKFSNAMLHTSKEILHQTLSLAEAKIISTSGKIKQQTINTICLHSDSKLTLNHLEYLHEQLPKFDYEIER
- a CDS encoding mucoidy inhibitor MuiA family protein translates to MRVLFMIILSIFSVYTFAQQTLKLTPQVTEATVYRAGAKVTAEKKVYLNRGEAVVVFENLSPNIDKNSIRIKGLNGVSLNYFTYETDYLKKQDVSKQLENLKEQLSQINRKIAVKTNQINALNKTQVLLEKNQELNTSNNELTVAKMNAYTEYYRNKLEDISTKIYDLQVSVNKLNTEQNSLQSEIKKLEGQQTNHRGKISFNLKVTKASQKNFSIDYFIYDAGWFPTFDLTTNSIESDMNLAYKAKVYQASGRDWSNIKLSLSTANPETDTQMPELSPLYVNYISRYNQNTTQSYNFSHLNYNRGVKNVSGIVLDNDGLPLPGVNVLAGNNGTQTDFDGRYSIDVNGAKSLTYKYLGFKTARVPVYSSTITLNLINDSSELSEVVVTGYSKSNKRSSSTEIVENEEAVYDEEVSQTPITTNEGNSFSFTFPNEVSLKSSLNNSNFDINNYQLNTEYNYYIASEYSKAAYLIAKISDWQDLDLVSGEAKIYFNNSYVGQTSIDVNTTDKDLLISLGKDDQVIINRTDVKQENKTSFFGSNKIITKTFEVDIKNNKSSAISILVEERTPISRQENIKVEEVSHNADFREEKTGYLQWKFELQPKANKQLKYSYQVKYPKDKNINISAQ